The bacterium genome window below encodes:
- a CDS encoding molybdopterin molybdotransferase MoeA, whose amino-acid sequence MKPLTALDKAGKIIRENIKFKTEIIETQNSLGYFTASKIISPEDFPSFDRALFDGYALNSKKTGNAGGRYIAPKKISTGQILPDGTDCVLMLEDAIIKNGRLIINEKIEQYKNVIRKGEDFKKGEVIFKKVHKLRPQDVALLLGLGIKKIKVYKKVSFGIIASGNEIVPFNKKPGYGQVRDMNSGMMMNLVKSHGGDAEFLGICPDRSGEILKFIKGAKKFDAILFCGATSVGARDILEPALLKFPGCKMLFHGLRIRPGKPALAAKMKNQLIIGIPGRPSSGFVVFNLLVKPVLNYFSENDKKITALLNKDLRPRTEIEEYVPVKLVQKNNIFYAEPVIAAHSSFSPYIHCHGLMRIPAGVETIGKGEKVEITII is encoded by the coding sequence ATGAAACCTTTAACCGCCCTTGATAAGGCCGGAAAAATTATCCGCGAAAATATAAAGTTTAAAACAGAAATAATTGAAACTCAAAACTCGCTTGGATATTTCACAGCTTCAAAAATTATTTCTCCTGAAGATTTCCCGTCTTTTGACAGGGCGCTTTTTGACGGGTACGCGTTAAATTCAAAAAAAACCGGCAACGCAGGGGGGCGATATATCGCCCCCAAAAAGATTTCAACCGGCCAGATTTTACCGGATGGGACGGATTGTGTCCTGATGCTTGAAGACGCAATAATAAAAAATGGCAGATTAATTATAAATGAGAAGATTGAACAATATAAAAATGTTATTCGTAAAGGAGAAGATTTCAAAAAAGGAGAGGTCATATTTAAAAAAGTCCATAAATTAAGGCCGCAGGACGTTGCCTTATTGCTGGGCCTGGGAATTAAAAAAATTAAAGTTTATAAAAAGGTTTCTTTCGGAATAATAGCCTCAGGGAATGAAATAGTCCCTTTTAATAAAAAACCCGGGTATGGACAGGTGAGAGACATGAATTCAGGTATGATGATGAATCTTGTAAAAAGCCATGGAGGAGACGCGGAGTTTTTGGGAATATGCCCTGACAGGAGCGGAGAAATTTTAAAATTTATTAAGGGTGCGAAAAAATTTGATGCCATTTTGTTTTGCGGCGCGACTTCCGTCGGCGCCCGCGATATCCTGGAACCAGCGCTTTTGAAATTTCCGGGATGTAAAATGCTTTTTCACGGCCTGAGAATCAGGCCGGGCAAGCCCGCGCTTGCGGCGAAAATGAAAAATCAATTGATAATCGGCATCCCCGGGAGACCGAGCTCAGGATTTGTCGTGTTTAATCTTCTGGTTAAACCGGTTTTAAATTATTTTTCTGAAAATGATAAAAAAATTACAGCCTTATTAAATAAAGATTTGCGCCCCCGCACTGAAATAGAAGAATATGTGCCTGTAAAGTTAGTGCAAAAAAATAATATTTTTTACGCGGAGCCTGTTATTGCGGCGCATTCTTCATTCTCACCTTATATCCATTGCCATGGATTGATGAGAATACCGGCCGGCGTTGAAACTATTGGAAAAGGCGAAAAGGTAGAAATAACAATAATTTGA